A genomic window from Onychostoma macrolepis isolate SWU-2019 chromosome 22, ASM1243209v1, whole genome shotgun sequence includes:
- the rdh5 gene encoding retinol dehydrogenase 5 — translation MVPPVKTHKYVHFVCLCAYSNNCTCTYVLGAFVLLWVLVWFYRDNLEITKVSEKHVFVTGCDSGFGHLLCKCLDKRGFRVLAGCLTEKGADDLKRATGPFLKTCILDVTSTASIQKALEWTKKEVGDKGLWGLVNNAGRSLPMGPSEWMKIEDFESTLKVNMTGVIEMTMNFFPLVKKARGRVVNVASVLGRVAANGGGYCISKFAVESFSDCLRRDIQNFGVNVCIIEPGFFKTQVTSLDPIERELHRLWNQLTPEVKESYGDKYLDKYIKIQRLIMNTICDSDLSKVTNCMEHALLAVHPRTRYSAGWDAKLLWIPLSYMPACFVDIALKLVLPKPAKSV, via the exons ATGGTGCCCCCTGTG AAAACtcataaatatgtacattttgtaTGCCTTTGTgcttacagtaacaactgtacATGCACATACGTCTTGGGTGCATTCGTGCTGCTGTGGGTTCTGGTGTGGTTCTACCGGGACAACCTGGAGATCACCAAGGTCTCGGAGAAGCATGTTTTTGTGACCGGTTGCGACTCTGGGTTTGGACACCTACTGTGCAAATGCCTGGACAAACGTGGTTTCCGAGTCCTAGCCGGGTGTCTTACGGAAAAGGGCGCAGATGATCTGAAGAGGGCGACAGGACCTTTCCTGAAGACCTGCATCTTGGATGTGACCAGCACGGCCAGCATTCAGAAGGCTTTGGAATGGACCAAAAAAGAAGTTGGAGATAAAG GACTTTGGGGTCTTGTGAACAACGCCGGACGCTCCCTTCCCATGGGCCCATCAGAGTGGATGAAAATCGAGGACTTCGAAAGCACGCTCAAAGTCAACATGACTGGCGTGATCGAGATGACCATGAACTTCTTCCCTCTCGTCAAAAAAGCCCGTGGACGAGTGGTGAATGTTGCATCAGTGCTGGGAAGAGTGGCAGCTAATGGCGGAGGGTATTGCATCTCAAAGTTCGCAGTGGAGAGCTTCTCTGATTGTCTCAG GAGGGACATCCAGAATTTTGGGGTCAATGTGTGCATCATTGAACCTGGTTTCTTCAAGACGCAGGTGACCAGCTTGGACCCCATTGAGAGGGAACTTCATCGCCTCTGGAACCAGCTGACCCCTGAAGTGAAAGAGAGTTATGGAGACAAATACTTGgataaat ACATCAAGATCCAGAGGCTGATCATGAACACCATATGTGACTCTGACCTCAGTAAAGTGACCAACTGCATGGAACACGCCCTGCTGGCCGTCCACCCAAGAACACGCTACAGCGCAGGCTGGGATGCCAAGCTCTTGTGGATTCCCTTGTCTTATATGCCCGCTTGCTTTGTAGATATTGCGCTGAAACTGGTGTTGCCAAAGCCTGCAAAAAGTGTCTAA
- the bloc1s1 gene encoding biogenesis of lysosome-related organelles complex 1 subunit 1 produces the protein MLSRLLKEHQAKQNERKELQERRRREAITAATCLTEALVDHLNVGVAQAYVNQRKLDHEVKTLQVQASQFAKQTAQWINMVENFNQALKEIGDVENWARSIEMDMRTISTALEYVHKGPVQSASS, from the exons ATGCTCTCCCGTTTATTAAAAGAGCACCAAGCGAAACAGAACGAAAGGAAAGAGTTGCAAG AAAGACGAAGACGAGAGGCCATAACAGCTGCCACATGTTTAACAGAAGCCCTGGTGGATCATCTCAATGTAGG GGTGGCGCAGGCGTATGTCAACCAGCGCAAGCTGGACCATGAGGTGAAGACGCTGCAGGTTCAGGCCAGTCAGTTTGCCAAGCAGACAGCTCAGTGGATCAACATGGTGGAGAACTTCAACCAGGCATTAAAA GAAATCGGAGACGTGGAGAACTGGGCGCGAAGTATCGAGATGGACATGCGGACGATCTCGACCGCTCTGGAGTATGTGCACAAAGGCCCGGTTCAGTCCGCGTCTTCATGA
- the tbc1d20 gene encoding TBC1 domain family member 20 has translation MNLKKSRSVGASSPLNGLGKQDAESRRKRKMAEISQALNMTPVDVAALRRMAISEGGLLSDEIRRQVWPRLLNVSVENIPEQLEPVDRDNNKDFNQVLLDVQRSLRRFPPGMPDEQREGLQEELIDIILRVLVKNPQLHYYQGYHDIVVTFLLVLGERLATALVEKLSTHHLRDFMDPTMDNTKHILNYLMPIIERVNPEVYDFMQQAEVGTIFALSWLITWFGHVLSDFRHVVRLYDFFLACHPLMPIYFAAVIVLHREEEVLDCECDMAMMHHLLSRIPEDLPYETLISRAGDLFVQFPPSELARERNQLTAVSTFKDFELASTQQRPDTVLRQRRKELQQQKQHALESQRGSVAVVQPTARRIMRLAVMGLTVALGAAALAVVNSALEWAPKLDLLFP, from the exons ATGAATCTGAAGAAGTCCCGGAGCGTCGGAGCGTCTTCCCCGCTCAACGGACTCGGAAAACAAG ATGCTGAGTCCAGACGGAAGAGGAAGATGGCGGAGATCTCGCAGGCGCTGAACATGACGCCTGTGGATGTGGCCGCTCTGAGACGCATGGCCATCAGTGAAGGAGGTCTGCTGAGCGACGAGATCCGCCGCCAGGTGTGGCCCAGACTGCTCAACGTGTCTGTAGAAAACATACCTGAGCAACTAG AGCCGGTCGATCGAGACAATAACAAGGACTTCAACCAAGTGCTTCTAGATGTTCAGAGATCGCTCAGACGCTTCCCTCCAG GGATGCCAGACGAGCAGCGAGAAGGCCTTCAGGAGGAGCTGATCGATATTATCCTGCGGGTGCTCGTCAAAAACCCGCAGCTGCACTATTATCAGGGTTACCATGACATCGTGGTGACCTTCCTGCTGGTGCTGGGGGAACGACTGGCCACTGCCCTGGTGGAGAAACTCTCCACTCACCATCTCAG GGACTTTATGGACCCCACTATGGACAACACCAAACACATCCTGAACTACCTGATGCCCATAATCGAGAGAGTCAACCCTGAAGTGTACGACTTCATGCAGCA AGCCGAAGTCGGCACCATTTTCGCCCTCAGCTGGCTCATCACCTGGTTTGGACACGTGCTGTCAGATTTCCGTCATGTGGTTCGGTTATACGACTTCTTCTTGGCCTGCCATCCCCTCATGCCCATCTACTTTGCTGCTGTG ATCGTGTTGCATCGAGAGGAGGAGGTGTTGGACTGTGAGTGTGACATGGCCATGATGCACCATCTCCTGTCCCGCATCCCAGAGGACCTTCCGTACGAGACTCTGATCAGTCGCGCCGGAGATCTGTTCGTCCAGTTCCCTCCGTCTGAGTTGGCCAGAGAGCGCAATCAGCT GACGGCCGTCTCCACCTTCAAAGACTTCGAATTGGCGTCGACGCAGCAGCGTCCAGACACAGTGCTCCGGCAGAGACGGAAAGAGCTGCAGCAGCAAAAGCAGCACGCACTGGAGTCGCAGCGAGGAAGCGTAGCAGTCGTGCAGCCCACGGCACGCCGCATCATGCGTTTGGCGGTCATGGGATTGACTGTGGCGCTGGGGGCCGCCGCGTTAGCCGTGGTAAACTCTGCCCTGGAATGGGCTCCGAAACTAGACTTACTCTTCCCGTGA